The Herbiconiux sp. A18JL235 region GGCCGGTCACCCTCTCAGGCCGGCTACCCGTCGTCGCCTTGGTGAGCCATTACCTCACCAACAAGCTGATAGGCCGCGAGTCCATCCTTGACCAAAAAATCTTTCCAACCACTAACCATGCGGTTGCGGTTCGTATCCAGTATTAGACGTCGTTTCCAACGCTTATCCCAGAGTCAAGGGCAGGTTACTCACGTGTTACTCACCCGTTCGCCACTGATCCACAAGAGCAAGCTCCTGCTTCACCGTTCGACTTGCATGTGTTAAGCACGCCGCCAGCGTTCGTCCTGAGCCAGGATCAAACTCTCCGTAAATGATTACGCGCAACACGACCAACCGGAATAGGTTGAAACCATGCTGCAAGTTCGAAACTGACAGAACAAATCATTACTGACTTGCTTTGTTGTTCTAAATGTTTTCCAAAGGAATCCGTAGCCAACCAAAAAGGCCAGCCAACGGGTATTTGGCATTTGACATTGTGCACGCTGTTGAGTTCTCAAGGATCGGACGCACCGAAACCAAGCCGTCAGGCCGCCGTTCCGGGCAACTTCTCCAACCTAGCATAACGGTGAACGGTGTCTGAACGACAGGCCGATTCAGGTTATTTCTAGGAGTGGTGGTCTCCACTTGAGGCCGGCAAGCTCTTCCGCTTTTTCCGCACCTGTGGGGTGACGAGGGATTACATTACGCGGAGATTTCGAGACCCTGCAAATCACCGTGCATCCCGGGCGTGTCGCGCCTCATTTCCGTGCTTCAGGCCTTCGGATGCTTCTTGTAGGCCGACACCGTCGGGTCGCCCTCCAGGTGGAAGCGCCAGTCGAACGGCACTCCTCCGCCGTCGCCGCCGACCCCCGTGCGAAGAGTGCGAACGACGGCCCCGGCCGGCGCCTGCGCCGGCACCCGAAGGGCGAAGGGCGACGCGACCAGCGACGCGCCGTCGTCGGTCATCGCGATGCCGAGGGCGCGCACGAGGTTCGCCGGTCCGCGCGCGAGATCGCGGTCGGACTTGGCCGTCGGTCTCCGCGAACGTGCGAGGTCGAGACCGTCGATCACCTCTCCCCCGCGGAGCAGCACCGCTGATGCCTCACCCTCGGGCGAGCACACCACGTTCGCGCAGACGTGCATGCCGTAGGTGAAGTACGCGTAGAGGTGTCCTGGTGCTCCGTACATCGAGGCGACTCGGCGGGTCTTCCCGCGGAAGGCGTGCGAGCCCGGGTCGACTCCCTCCCCGAGGTACGCCTCCACTTCGGAGATGCGCACCGAGACCGGGCCGGCCGGGGACTCGTGGGTGAGCACCGCGTCGAGGAGGAGCGGCGCCACCTCGAGCGCGTCGGCCGAGAAGTCGATCATGCGGGCGGGCAGATGCTCAGAACAGCTTCACGCCCAGCGAGGTGCTGACGACGACCGCCGCGACGATCACCAAGGCGGCTGCCGCGATGAGGATCCACACCACGCGACCCGAGAGCGGGCGGCGCCAGAACCCCGGGTCACCGGGATCGCGCTCGGGCTTGCCGTTCTTCGAACCATCGTGACCGTTCGTCATCGCACACCGCCGCCCACCGCATCCTGGTCGGAGACGAGAGCACGCACCCGCTCGGTGAGCGCGGCGAGCTGCTCGCGCACCCGCACCCCGGCGGTGCCTCCCGAACCGTCGCGACTCGCGACCGAGCCCTCGATGGTGAGCACGCTGCGCACCTCAGGCGTGAGGTGCGGGGAGATCGCACGGTACTGCTCGTCGCTCAGCTGGTCGAGCTCGAGCCCGTTCTCCTCGGCGAAGCGCACGAGTTCACCGGTGATCTCGTGGGCGTCGCGGAAGGTGACGTGCTGCTTCACGAGCCACTCCGCCACATCCGTCGCCAGCGAGAACCCCTGGGGTGCGAGCTCGGCCATGCGCTCGGTGTGGAAGGTGAGGGTCGCCACCATGCCGGTGAACGCCGGCAGCAGCACCTCGAGCGTCGTGATCGAGTCGAAGACGGGCTCCTTGTCCTCCTGCAGGTCTCGGTTGTACGCCAGGGGCAGGCCCTTGAGGGTGGCGAGGAGGCCGGTGAGGTTGCCGATCAGGCGCCCGGCCTTGCCGCGCGCGAGCTCGGCGATGTCGGGGTTCTTCTTCTGCGGCATGATCGACGAGCCCGTGGAGTACGAGTCGGACAGCGTGACGAAGCCGAATTCCTTGGTGTTCCAGATGATGATCTCCTCGGCGAAGCGGGAGAGGTCGATGCCGATCTGGGCCGTGACGAAGGCGAACTCGGCGACGATGTCGCGCGACGAGGTTCCGTCGATGGAGTTCTCGACACCCCGCGCGAAGCCGAGGTCGCGCGCCACCAGCTCGGCGTCGAGCCCCAGCGTGTTGCCGGCGAGCGCCCCCGAGCCGTAGGGCGAGGCGTCGGCCCGCGCATCCCAGTCGC contains the following coding sequences:
- a CDS encoding DNA-3-methyladenine glycosylase, with amino-acid sequence MIDFSADALEVAPLLLDAVLTHESPAGPVSVRISEVEAYLGEGVDPGSHAFRGKTRRVASMYGAPGHLYAYFTYGMHVCANVVCSPEGEASAVLLRGGEVIDGLDLARSRRPTAKSDRDLARGPANLVRALGIAMTDDGASLVASPFALRVPAQAPAGAVVRTLRTGVGGDGGGVPFDWRFHLEGDPTVSAYKKHPKA
- the argH gene encoding argininosuccinate lyase, which gives rise to MSGDVANRAAEAGALWGGRFAGGPAPELTELSRSTHFDWQLAQYDIEGSRAHANALARAGYLDSAELAGMLEALDSLSAAVDDGSFRPEAGDEDVHSALERGLIEIAGAELGGKLRAGRSRNDQIATLIRMLLRDHAATLTALLVDLIDAAAAQADSTFGAILPGRTHLQHAQPVLLAHQLLAHCWPLVRDIERLRDWDARADASPYGSGALAGNTLGLDAELVARDLGFARGVENSIDGTSSRDIVAEFAFVTAQIGIDLSRFAEEIIIWNTKEFGFVTLSDSYSTGSSIMPQKKNPDIAELARGKAGRLIGNLTGLLATLKGLPLAYNRDLQEDKEPVFDSITTLEVLLPAFTGMVATLTFHTERMAELAPQGFSLATDVAEWLVKQHVTFRDAHEITGELVRFAEENGLELDQLSDEQYRAISPHLTPEVRSVLTIEGSVASRDGSGGTAGVRVREQLAALTERVRALVSDQDAVGGGVR